In Corythoichthys intestinalis isolate RoL2023-P3 chromosome 11, ASM3026506v1, whole genome shotgun sequence, a single genomic region encodes these proteins:
- the gar1 gene encoding H/ACA ribonucleoprotein complex subunit 1, whose product MSYRGGGGRGGGRGGGFNRGGGGFNNRGGGGRGGFGGRGGGRGGFRQQDYGPPEYVVALGEFMHPCEDDIVCKCTTQENKVPYFNAPVYLENKEQIGKVDEIFGQLRDFYFSVKLSENMKASSFKKLQKFYIDPMKLLPLQRFLPRPPGEKGPPRGGRGGGRGGGRGGGRGGGFRGRGGGGFGGGGRGGGFGRGGGGFRGRGGGGGGRGFRGGR is encoded by the exons ATGTCTTACAGAGGTGGCGGTGGACGAGGGGGTGGAAGAGGTGGAGGGTTTAACCGGGGAGGAGGTGGATTTAACAACCGAGGCGGAGGAGGCAGAGGAGGCTTCGGCGGCCGGGGTGGGGGTCGTGGTGGTTTCAGACAGCAAGACTATGGACCACCAGAATACGTTGTCG CTTTAGGGGAGTTTATGCATCCCTGCGAGGACGACATCGTGTGCAAATGTACGACACAGGAAAACAAGGTCCCTTACTTCAACGCGCCTGTTTACTTGGAAAACAAGGAGCAGATTGGAAAGGTGGACGAGATATTTGGACAGCTACGGGACTTT TACTTTTCCGTCAAATTGTCTGAAAACATGAAGGCGTCTTCGTTTAAGAAATTGCAGAag TTTTACATAGATCCCATGAAGCTTCTACCACTGCAGAGGTTCCTGCCCAGGCCGCCCGGTGAAAAGGGTCCGCCGAGAGGAGGCCGAGGTGGGGGAAGAGGTGGAGGAAGGGGAGGTGGTCGTGGAG GTGGATTTCGAGGAAGGGGAGGTGGAGGCTTCGGAGGAGGTGGTAGAGGTGGCGGTTTTGGACGTGGAGGAGGCGGTTTTAGAGGAAGGGGAGGAGGCGGCGGAGGACGTGGATTCAGAG GTGGTAGATGA
- the LOC130924089 gene encoding alcohol dehydrogenase class-3 — protein MATTGKVIKCKAAVAWEAGKPLSIEEVEVAPPMAHEVRIKIFATGVCHTDAHTMSGNDPEGVFPVILGHEGAGTVESVGEGVTKFKPGDTVIPLYVPQCGECKFCRNPKTNLCQKIRVTQGQGLMPDGTSRFTCKGKKVFHFMGTSTFSEYTVVADISVAKINEKAPLEKVCLLGCGISTGYGAALNTAKVEPGSTCAVFGLGAVGLAAIMGCHVAGATRIIGVDINPSKFDKAKEFGATEFVNPKDHKKPINEVLVEMTDGGVDYSFECIGNVQIMRAALEACHKGWGESIIAGVAGAGQEISTRPFQLVTGRVWRGTAFGGWKSVDSVPKLVEDYMSKKLKVDEFITHTLPFDKINEGFDLMHAGKSIRTILTF, from the exons ATGGCGACAACTGGCAAG GTGATCAAATGCAAGGCTGCAGTAGCCTGGGAGGCAGGCAAGCCCCTTTCTATTGAGGAGGTGGAGGTGGCCCCACCCATGGCCCATGAGGTCCGGATAAAG ATTTTTGCCACGGGTGTGTGCCACACAGATGCCCACACAATGAGTGGTAACGATCCTGAAGGTGTCTTCCCCGTCATCCTTGGCCACGAGGGCGCCGGCACAGTAGAGAGTGTTGGCGAGGGTGTCACCAAGTTTAAGCCTG GTGATACGGTTATCCCGCTGTATGTGCCTCAATGTGGAGAATGCAAGTTCTGCAGGAATCCCAAGACCAACCTTTGCCAGAAGATCAG AGTGACCCAAGGTCAGGGCCTGATGCCAGATGGGACTAGCCGCTTCACTTGCAAGGGCAAGAAAGTGTTCCACTTCATGGGAACAAGCACCTTCTCTGAGTACACCGTAGTGGCGGACATTTCTGTGGCTAAAATCAACGAAAAGGCTCCACTGGAAAAGGTGTGCCTCCTCGGGTGCGGCATCTCCACGGGATACGGTGCCGCCCTGAATACCGCCAAG GTGGAACCTGGCTCCACGTGCGCAGTCTTTGGCCTTGGTGCCGTCGGCCTGGCTGCTATTATGGGCTGCCATGTGGCAGGAGCGACACGCATTatcggtgtggacatcaacccgAGCAAATTCGACAAAGCTAAGGAGTTTGGCGCCACCGAGTTCGTCAACCCCAAGGACCACAAAAAGCCCATCAACGAGGTGCTGGTGGAAATGACTGACGGCGGCGTGGATTACTCCTTCGAGTGTATCGGGAACGTGCAGATCATG CGAGCTGCTCTGGAGGCATGCCACAAAGGTTGGGGTGAGAGCATCATCGCTGGTGTTGCCGGAGCTGGACAAGAGATCTCCACAAGGCCCTTCCAGCTGGTGACAGGCCGCGTGTGGCGCGGCACTGCCTTTGGAG GCTGGAAGAGCGTAGATAGCGTCCCCAAACTGGTGGaagactacatgagcaagaagcTGAAGGTGGACGAGTTCATCACGCACACGCTGCCATTCGACAAGATTAATGAGGGATTCGACCTCATGCATGCTGGAAAGAG catccgcacaatcttgacCTTCTAA
- the LOC130924028 gene encoding eukaryotic translation initiation factor 4E-1A-like isoform X2 gives MATALMVIASITKPEKEDSDTAVQKRVESPESYIKHPLQNRWALWFFKNDKSKTWQANLRLISKFDTVEDFWALYNHIQLSSNLMSGCDYSLFKDGIEPMWEDKRNRRGGRWLITLSKQQRKADLDRFWLETLLCLVGEAFDDHSDDVCGAVINVRAKGDKIAIWTTDYENKEAITHIGRVYKERLGVPPIVVIGYQSHADTATKSGSTTKNKFVA, from the exons ATGGCGACTGCCTTAATG GTGATAGCGTCTATCACAAAGCCTGAAAAGGAAGATAGCGACACTGCAGTTCAAAAAAGGGTTGAAAGTCCAGAATCGTACATCAAGCATCCATTACAGAATAG ATGGGCTCTTTGGTTTTTCAAAAATGACAAAAGTAAAACTTGGCAAGCCAACCTGCGACTTATCTCCAAATTTGACACTGTAGAGGACTTCTGGGC GCTGTATAACCATATTCAGCTGTCCAGTAACTTGATGTCTGGCTGTGACTATTCACTTTTTAAG gaTGGAATTGAGCCCATGTGGGAAGACAAAAGGAACCGGAGAGGCGGCCGATGGCTCATCACACTCTCCAAGCAGCAGCGCAAGGCTGACCTGGATCGTTTCTGGCTGGAGACG CTCCTGTGTCTCGTGGGGGAAGCGTTTGATGACCACAGCGACGATGTGTGCGGCGCAGTCATCAATGTACGTGCTAAAGGGGACAAGATCGCCATCTGGACCACAGACTATGAAAACAAGGAGGCCATCACACACATAGG ACGCGTTTACAAAGAGAGGCTGGGCGTCCCTCCCATTGTGGTCATTGGCTACCAGTCTCACGCTGACACGGCCACAAAAAGCGGCTCCACTACAAAGAACAAGTTTGTCGCCTGA
- the LOC130924028 gene encoding eukaryotic translation initiation factor 4E-1A-like isoform X1 has translation MATALMVIASITKPEKEDSDTAVQKRVESPESYIKHPLQNRWALWFFKNDKSKTWQANLRLISKFDTVEDFWALYNHIQLSSNLMSGCDYSLFKDGIEPMWEDKRNRRGGRWLITLSKQQRKADLDRFWLETVNLVPEASARRVLPRSPSCGDVPLPQLLCLVGEAFDDHSDDVCGAVINVRAKGDKIAIWTTDYENKEAITHIGRVYKERLGVPPIVVIGYQSHADTATKSGSTTKNKFVA, from the exons ATGGCGACTGCCTTAATG GTGATAGCGTCTATCACAAAGCCTGAAAAGGAAGATAGCGACACTGCAGTTCAAAAAAGGGTTGAAAGTCCAGAATCGTACATCAAGCATCCATTACAGAATAG ATGGGCTCTTTGGTTTTTCAAAAATGACAAAAGTAAAACTTGGCAAGCCAACCTGCGACTTATCTCCAAATTTGACACTGTAGAGGACTTCTGGGC GCTGTATAACCATATTCAGCTGTCCAGTAACTTGATGTCTGGCTGTGACTATTCACTTTTTAAG gaTGGAATTGAGCCCATGTGGGAAGACAAAAGGAACCGGAGAGGCGGCCGATGGCTCATCACACTCTCCAAGCAGCAGCGCAAGGCTGACCTGGATCGTTTCTGGCTGGAGACGGTGAATTTAGTTCCTGAAGCGAGTGCCCGTCGTGTCCTTCCTCGCAGTCCCTCATGTGGTGATGTCCCTTTACCGCAGCTCCTGTGTCTCGTGGGGGAAGCGTTTGATGACCACAGCGACGATGTGTGCGGCGCAGTCATCAATGTACGTGCTAAAGGGGACAAGATCGCCATCTGGACCACAGACTATGAAAACAAGGAGGCCATCACACACATAGG ACGCGTTTACAAAGAGAGGCTGGGCGTCCCTCCCATTGTGGTCATTGGCTACCAGTCTCACGCTGACACGGCCACAAAAAGCGGCTCCACTACAAAGAACAAGTTTGTCGCCTGA